From Candidatus Syntrophosphaera sp.:
ATCGAAGGTCTGCATCATGAATTTACCCCGATCCCGGGCACGAATTCTGATTACATCGACCTCATCCTGCGCCTGAAGCAGCTGGTGATCCATTCCACTTCCGTGGACGAAGTCACCGTCAGCCTCGAGCACAAGGGCAAAGGCGTGATCACCGCGTCCCAGATCCAGGACAATCCCCACATCAAGATCATCAACAAGGACCTCTATCTGCTCGAAGTGACGGAAGACGTGGACCTCAAGATGGAATTGATCATTGGCAACGGACGCGGCTACCTGTCTGCCGACCGGCAAAACCCCGAGGGAAAAGCGATCGGCTTCATCCCCATTGATTCAGTCTATTCTCCCATCCTTAAAGTGAACTTCAGCGTCACCCACCAGCGTGTCAAAGAGCGCATGAATTTCGACCGGCTGATCCTGGACATCCATTCCAACGGCGCCATCGAGCCAATGATCGCGCTCTTCCTCTCAGCCAAACTGCTGCGCGACATGGCTGGCAAGATCTGCCTGTTCGAGACCGAACCGGAATATATCCGTGACGTCGAACTCGATCCCGACCTCGAGGAAAAGGAACGCATCCTCTCTTTGAATGTGCGCGAGATCGAGCTCACGGTGCGCGCGGCCAATTGCCTCGACGCCGCGAACATCGAAACCATCGGCGAACTCGTCT
This genomic window contains:
- a CDS encoding DNA-directed RNA polymerase subunit alpha; amino-acid sequence: MYLEPLQMPETVEYDKETYSTHFGRFEIGPLEPGFGTTLGNTLRRILLSSIQGSAVRFVRIEGLHHEFTPIPGTNSDYIDLILRLKQLVIHSTSVDEVTVSLEHKGKGVITASQIQDNPHIKIINKDLYLLEVTEDVDLKMELIIGNGRGYLSADRQNPEGKAIGFIPIDSVYSPILKVNFSVTHQRVKERMNFDRLILDIHSNGAIEPMIALFLSAKLLRDMAGKICLFETEPEYIRDVELDPDLEEKERILSLNVREIELTVRAANCLDAANIETIGELVSKSEAEMLKFRNFGKKSLEEIIQKLKKYDLELGMDVDGIYGKIREAKSRGIKTEEEAPALEEPAEEIVTPRKPVPPSKKKVKNAT